In one window of Janthinobacterium sp. 1_2014MBL_MicDiv DNA:
- the vioA gene encoding dTDP-4-amino-4,6-dideoxy-D-glucose aminotransferase VioA: MSGNKPVYVTQPLLPDLQDFLPYLESIWENKILTNGGPFHQQLEQALCEYLGVRHICLFTNGTLALMTALQALRIKGEVITTPYSFVATAHSLLWNDIKPVFADIDARTLNLDPARIEAAITPHTTAIMPVHCYGQPCDVEAIQKIADNYDLKVIYDAAHAFGVRHRGTSVLNYGDLSVLSFHATKIFNTFEGGAIICPDAKSKQRIDHLKNFGFVDEVTVVAAGINGKMSEINAAFGLLQLKGIDQARQQRQLIDAHYRQRLAGVAGITCLEQMDAEAANHAYFPILVGPDYPLARDALFQLLREREIYARRYFYPLISDFPMYRGMPSAAHANLPVARLAASQVICLPIYPALELATVDAITAVIARTA, translated from the coding sequence ATGAGCGGCAACAAACCCGTCTACGTGACGCAGCCCCTGCTGCCGGACTTGCAGGATTTCCTGCCTTACCTGGAATCGATCTGGGAAAACAAGATACTCACGAACGGCGGCCCCTTCCACCAGCAGCTGGAACAGGCGCTGTGCGAGTATCTGGGCGTCAGGCATATCTGCCTGTTTACCAACGGCACGCTGGCACTGATGACGGCCCTGCAAGCCTTGCGCATCAAGGGCGAAGTCATCACGACGCCGTATTCCTTCGTCGCCACGGCCCATTCGCTGCTGTGGAATGACATCAAGCCCGTCTTTGCCGACATCGATGCGCGCACGCTGAACCTCGATCCGGCGCGCATCGAGGCGGCCATCACGCCGCACACGACGGCCATCATGCCCGTGCACTGCTATGGCCAGCCCTGCGATGTCGAGGCGATCCAGAAGATTGCCGACAATTATGATCTCAAAGTCATCTATGACGCCGCCCATGCCTTCGGCGTGCGCCACCGCGGCACCAGCGTGCTGAACTATGGCGACCTGTCCGTGCTCAGCTTCCACGCGACGAAGATCTTCAACACCTTCGAAGGCGGCGCCATCATCTGCCCCGACGCCAAGAGCAAGCAGCGCATCGACCACCTGAAGAATTTCGGCTTCGTCGATGAAGTGACGGTCGTCGCCGCCGGCATCAACGGCAAGATGAGCGAAATCAATGCCGCCTTCGGCCTGCTGCAACTGAAGGGCATCGACCAGGCGCGCCAGCAACGCCAGCTCATCGACGCCCATTACCGGCAGCGCCTGGCCGGGGTGGCCGGCATCACCTGCCTGGAACAAATGGATGCCGAAGCGGCCAACCATGCGTATTTCCCCATCCTCGTCGGCCCCGACTATCCGCTGGCGCGCGACGCCCTGTTCCAGCTGCTGCGCGAACGCGAAATCTATGCGCGGCGCTATTTCTACCCGCTCATCAGCGATTTCCCCATGTACCGGGGCATGCCGTCCGCCGCGCACGCCAACCTGCCGGTGGCGCGCCTGGCCGCATCCCAGGTGATCTGCCTGCCGATCTACCCGGCGCTCGAGCTGGCGACCGTGGACGCCATCACCGCCGTGATCGCCAGGACCGCCTGA
- a CDS encoding ketoacyl-ACP synthase III translates to MSHYAQLTAVAYHLPQAILTNAALEQEFSDWPAQKILDKTGIAQRHIAAPDETASDLAYHAAEKLFATHDIARADIDFLILCTQAPDYLLPSSACVLQQRLGLPTSCGALDINLGCSGYVYALAMAKGLVESGIRKKVLLLTADTYSKYINARDRSVRTLFGDAAAASVIAGGAPEQALGPFVLGTDGSGANNLIVPAGGMRTARSAATASETEDASGNWRSQDDLFMDGAQIVQFTLGAVPRTMQELLTAAGKTLDDIDHVIFHQANKFMLDALRRKIRIPEDKFVIEIDTVGNTVSSTIPIAIARARASGRIRPGDTALLLGFGVGYSWAGTLARL, encoded by the coding sequence ATGTCCCACTACGCCCAACTTACCGCCGTCGCCTACCACCTGCCGCAGGCCATCCTGACGAATGCCGCGCTGGAACAGGAATTCAGCGACTGGCCGGCGCAAAAGATCCTCGACAAGACGGGCATCGCGCAACGCCATATCGCCGCGCCGGACGAAACGGCCAGCGACCTGGCCTATCATGCCGCGGAAAAACTGTTTGCCACGCATGACATCGCGCGCGCCGACATCGATTTCCTCATCCTGTGCACGCAGGCGCCCGACTACCTGTTGCCCAGCAGCGCCTGCGTGCTGCAGCAGCGCCTCGGCTTGCCCACCTCGTGCGGCGCGCTCGACATCAACCTGGGCTGCTCCGGCTACGTGTATGCGCTGGCGATGGCCAAGGGCCTCGTCGAGAGCGGCATCCGCAAGAAGGTGCTGCTGCTGACGGCCGACACCTATTCGAAGTACATCAATGCGCGCGACCGCAGCGTGCGCACCCTGTTCGGCGACGCCGCCGCCGCCAGCGTGATCGCCGGCGGCGCGCCAGAACAGGCGCTGGGACCGTTCGTGCTGGGCACGGACGGCAGCGGCGCCAACAACCTGATCGTGCCGGCCGGCGGCATGCGCACGGCGCGCAGCGCGGCGACGGCCAGCGAAACGGAAGATGCCTCGGGCAACTGGCGCAGCCAGGACGACCTGTTCATGGATGGCGCGCAGATCGTCCAGTTCACCCTGGGCGCCGTGCCGCGTACAATGCAGGAATTGCTGACCGCCGCCGGCAAGACCCTGGACGACATCGATCACGTGATCTTCCACCAGGCAAACAAGTTCATGCTCGACGCCCTGCGCCGCAAGATCCGCATCCCGGAAGACAAGTTTGTGATTGAAATCGATACCGTCGGCAATACCGTCTCGTCGACCATTCCCATCGCCATCGCCCGCGCCCGCGCCTCGGGCCGCATCCGGCCGGGCGACACGGCCCTGCTGCTGGGCTTTGGCGTGGGTTATTCCTGGGCCGGCACGCTGGCGCGCCTGTAG
- a CDS encoding acyl carrier protein, with amino-acid sequence MQEFFNGMADILEIDADKVVPELKLGDYAWDSLAIISTIALVDDLFDQMLEGQALAKCETMADVLALIAVKV; translated from the coding sequence ATGCAAGAATTTTTCAACGGCATGGCCGACATCCTGGAAATCGACGCCGACAAGGTCGTGCCCGAGCTGAAACTGGGCGACTACGCCTGGGATTCGCTGGCCATCATTTCCACCATCGCCCTCGTCGACGACCTGTTCGACCAGATGCTCGAAGGCCAGGCTCTGGCCAAGTGCGAGACCATGGCCGACGTGCTGGCATTGATCGCCGTCAAGGTCTGA
- a CDS encoding ketoacyl-ACP synthase III, whose translation MSSQRLESGLPFSSAHLAMRGVVCALPRTQIHNADLAARFGAEAVADVSKMIGVQSRRRAADGQTTADLCQAAAQTLLDDLGWERDSIDALIFISQTPDYVLPATACALHGRLGLHKACAAFDINLGCSAYAYGLWLAAKMLDGQAMCRILLLVGDTISKTVDETDRATALLFGDAGTATALEFDAAAAPAHFIVGSDGGGERHLMMAASACRPYAGDDARLAQRDPAKLYMDGGEIFNFTLKSIPPLVADLLRLAGRTSDQVDAFLFHQANTFMLKHIIKKAKLPPERAPINMDRYGNTSSASIPLLIADSLGAAAQGQTIAMFGFGVGYSWSAAVLGLQSLTVNRLIEV comes from the coding sequence ATGTCCAGCCAGCGCCTGGAATCGGGACTGCCCTTCAGCAGTGCGCACCTGGCCATGCGCGGCGTCGTCTGCGCGCTGCCGCGCACGCAAATCCACAATGCGGACCTGGCCGCGCGCTTCGGCGCCGAGGCGGTCGCCGATGTGAGCAAGATGATCGGCGTGCAATCGCGCCGCCGCGCCGCCGACGGACAGACGACGGCCGACCTGTGCCAGGCGGCCGCGCAAACCCTGCTCGACGACCTGGGCTGGGAGCGCGATAGCATCGACGCCCTGATCTTCATCTCGCAAACCCCCGATTACGTGCTGCCGGCCACGGCCTGCGCCCTGCATGGCCGGCTGGGCCTGCACAAGGCCTGCGCCGCCTTCGACATCAACCTGGGCTGCTCAGCCTACGCGTATGGACTGTGGCTGGCGGCCAAGATGCTCGATGGACAAGCCATGTGCCGCATCCTGCTGCTGGTGGGCGACACCATCAGCAAGACCGTCGACGAGACGGACCGCGCCACCGCCCTGCTGTTCGGCGACGCCGGCACGGCCACGGCGCTGGAATTCGATGCCGCCGCGGCGCCCGCCCACTTCATCGTCGGCAGCGACGGCGGCGGCGAACGCCACCTGATGATGGCCGCCAGCGCCTGCCGCCCGTATGCCGGCGACGATGCGCGCCTGGCGCAGCGCGATCCCGCCAAGCTGTACATGGATGGCGGCGAAATCTTCAATTTCACGCTGAAGAGCATTCCGCCGCTGGTGGCGGACCTGCTGCGCCTGGCCGGCCGCACGAGCGACCAGGTCGATGCCTTCCTGTTCCACCAGGCCAATACCTTCATGCTCAAGCACATCATCAAGAAAGCCAAGCTGCCGCCCGAGCGCGCACCGATCAATATGGACCGCTACGGCAATACGTCGAGCGCCTCGATTCCCCTGCTGATCGCCGACAGCCTGGGCGCCGCCGCGCAGGGCCAGACCATCGCCATGTTCGGCTTTGGCGTCGGCTATTCCTGGTCGGCAGCCGTGCTGGGCCTGCAATCGCTGACCGTCAACCGCCTTATCGAAGTCTGA
- a CDS encoding SDR family NAD(P)-dependent oxidoreductase yields MFQPDMLAGQRILVTGASSGIGRETAQLLARCGAQLLISGRDPERLEQTLQSLQGDGHRAAVLELDGGDHIVDFLKQATQDAPLSGIFHAAGVELLRPVKLSKAQQFDEVFASSVKSALALARGAALRGVLNDGAALLFMSSVAAQSGQSGMSVYSAAKAAIDGLVRALAVELAPRGMRVNSIAAGAVETEMHARLSRGLPDEAMQAYAQRHPLGFGRSSDIAQTAAFLLSPAARWVSGATWAVDGGYLAR; encoded by the coding sequence ATCTTTCAACCCGACATGCTGGCTGGCCAGCGCATCCTCGTCACCGGCGCCTCATCCGGCATCGGCCGCGAAACGGCCCAGCTGCTGGCGCGCTGCGGCGCGCAATTGCTGATCAGCGGACGCGACCCCGAACGCCTTGAGCAGACCCTGCAGTCGTTGCAAGGCGACGGCCACCGCGCCGCAGTCCTCGAACTCGATGGCGGCGACCACATCGTCGACTTCCTCAAGCAAGCCACGCAGGACGCGCCCCTGTCCGGCATCTTCCATGCGGCCGGCGTGGAACTCTTGCGCCCGGTCAAACTGTCCAAGGCCCAGCAGTTTGACGAGGTGTTCGCCTCCAGCGTGAAATCGGCGCTGGCGCTGGCGCGCGGCGCGGCCCTGCGTGGCGTGCTCAACGATGGCGCCGCCCTGCTCTTCATGTCGTCCGTGGCGGCCCAGAGCGGCCAGTCCGGCATGAGCGTGTATTCGGCGGCCAAGGCAGCCATCGATGGCCTGGTGCGCGCGCTGGCCGTGGAACTGGCGCCGCGCGGCATGCGCGTCAACAGCATCGCCGCCGGCGCCGTCGAGACGGAAATGCATGCGCGCCTGAGCCGCGGCTTGCCGGACGAGGCCATGCAGGCCTACGCGCAGCGCCATCCGCTCGGCTTCGGCCGCAGCAGCGATATCGCGCAGACGGCGGCCTTTTTGCTGTCGCCGGCCGCGCGCTGGGTCAGCGGCGCCACCTGGGCCGTCGACGGCGGCTACCTGGCCCGCTAG